The Choristoneura fumiferana chromosome 10, NRCan_CFum_1, whole genome shotgun sequence genome has a segment encoding these proteins:
- the LOC141431743 gene encoding uncharacterized protein — MCRVRVSGPSGTVDTFALLDDGSTVTLIDEDLARTIGASGPAVPMQMRGIASNTELPNSRRVNITVQGHGEAYKIAARTVDNLRIHTQRLGQEVTRYRHLSGLNDACYDEAIPRLLIGADNWHLMLVHETRTGKRRQPAAVRTALGWVIYGSVPRAIRAGGPTEDVLYVYNVRDDATDKLVQRHFAIDALGVSLATKPRPAEERAKRLFEATVKFHGDHYEVGLPWITDEVQTPASYATALQRFKGIERKMRRDANFAQEYAAQVTNLIAKGYAEPATEADARHPRAWVLPHFAVRNPNKPGKLRLVFDAASRSQGRCLNDFLLEGPDLLKSLPGILLRFREGRYAVTADIKEMFLRVKIRPEDRPAQLFLWREPGENQPKLMKMTSMIFGAASSPFLAHSVRNHNAERHAPEFPQALYAITSSHYMDDLVDSYATEEEAVDVATAVNEVHLRAGFELRGWNTNSPKLERRIEPELRATAPATLGLSEGPKILGLIWDPKSDTLGFNTAMNRVPKEVREGTRTPTKREALSAVMSVYDPLGLLSPYTITAKVTLQQSWRKQAPWDEPLDLEDGGIFIEWARGLAAVAALQLERCYAVGRHELHAFTDASESAYATAIYLRTTDASGTVTVALVAGKAKVAPLRQQSIPRMELQAALIGARLAATIIAEQRLTIERVVFWTDSRTVLAWIRNDAKRYTPFVAHRLGEIAEITRPEQWRWVPTAANPADDATRADSARQILRLRGRINAAPVPDATKRPVILNGRHPFVSLLIEKAHRDAHHSSNERVVNDLRQRLWVLHLRPTVKKVARACRTCAVRRSTPRPPAMGDLPRARIDPYSRPFTNCGVDYFGPLTVTIGRRHEKRWVALFTCLTTRAVHLEIVASLSTDSAIMALRRMAARRGWPRVMYSDNGTCFRGADTELRAAYEEWLPELRDIGLRHRGAWERLVRSVKTALTATLFSRAPKEEVLVTLLAEAEQTVNARPLTHVSVDPCDEEALTPSHFLLGGPAGTPPTGTCDEADRRAWRASQALANHFWARWVREYLPTLAPRQSPSGGERPLQVGDVVIVVDSNLPRNVWPRGVVEAVFPGPDGGIRSADVRTKGGVFRRPTTRLAVLPTKDEASPADSAGENCCGQPRN, encoded by the exons ATGTGCCGAGTCCGCGTCAGCGGACCCAGCGGCACCGTCGACACCTTCGCACTGCTGGATGACGGGTCAACGGTGACGCTCATCGACGAAGACCTGGCGCGCACGATCGGAGCCTCGGGACCGGCGGTGCCAATGCAAATGAGAGGCATCGCCAGCAACACCGAGCTGCCGAACAGTCGACGTGTCAACATCACGGTGCAGGGCCACGGTGAGGCCTACAAGATCGCCGCCCGCACCGTCGACAACCTCCGGATCCACACACAGCGACTGGGTCAGGAGGTTACCCGGTACCGCCACCTTAGTGGGCTGAACGATGCCTGCTACGACGAAGCCATTCCGCGTCTCCTCATTGGCGCGGACAATTGGCACCTGATGCTCGTCCACGAGACACGGACGGGCAAGCGACGGCAACCAGCAGCGGTTCGGACGGCACTGGGCTGGGTCATTTACGGCTCAGTGCCCCGGGCCATTCGAGCGGGCGGCCCGACCGAGGATGTGCTCTACGTTTATAACGTACGCGACGACGCCACCGACAAGCTAGTTCAGCGACATTTCGCCATCGACGCGCTGGGCGTGTCGCTGGCCACGAAACCACGACCAGCCGAGGAACGGGCGAAACGACTCTTCGAAGCAACAGTGAAATTCCACGGCGATCACTATGAAGTCGGTCTGCCGTGGATAACGGACGAGGTGCAAACGCCAGCGAGCTACGCGACGGCACTACAGCGCTTCAAGGGCATCGAGCGCAAGATGCGTCGCGACGCAAACTTCGCGCAAGAGTACGCGGCACAGGTCACCAACCTAATAGCGAAGGGCTATGCGGAGCCCGCCACCGAGGCAGATGCGCGCCACCCGCGCGCTTGGGTGCTGCCCCACTTTGCCGTGCGGAACCCCAATAAACCAGGGAAGCTCCGCCTGGTTTTCGACGCAGCGAGCCGCAGCCAGGGCCGCTGCCTTAACGATTTCCTGCTGGAGGGGCCCGACCTGCTAAAGTCCCTTCCGGGCATACTACTACGGTTCCGGGAGGGCCGCTACGCAGTAACGGCAGACATAAAAGAAATGTTTCTCCGAGTGAAGATTAGACCGGAAGATCGCCCGGCGCAGCTGTTCCTATGGAGGGAGCCGGGCGAGAATCAACCCAAGCTAATGAAAATGACTTCGATGATCTTCGGAGCAGCAAGCTCCCCTTTCCTGGCGCACAGCGTGCGCAACCACAACGCCGAGCGCCATGCGCCGGAATTCCCGCAGGCACTATACGCGATAACGTCGAGCCACTACATGGACGACCTAGTGGACAGCTACGCGACCGAAGAAGAGGCCGTGGACGTAGCAACGGCCGTCAACGAAGTCCACTTACGAGCCGGCTTTGAGCTGCGCGGGTGGAACACCAATTCCCCGAAACTCGAACGAAGAATCGAACCTGAACTGCGGGCAACAGCGCCCGCAACACTAGGCCTGAGTGAGGGGCCGAAAATACTGGGGCTCATCTGGGACCCAAAAAGCGACACACTCGGGTTCAACACCGCAATGAACCGGGTGCCGAAAGAGGTGCGCGAAGGAACGCGCACACCAACGAAGAGAGAGGCCTTGAGCGCGGTGATGTCAGTTTATGACCCGCTCGGGCTCCTATCGCCCTACACAATCACCGCCAAGGTGACCCTTCAGCAGTCGTGGCGCAAACAGGCGCCGTGGGACGAGCCGCTGGACCTGGAGGACGGCGGTATTTTCATCGAGTGGGCTCGCGGTCTAGCCGCCGTAGCGGCACTGCAGCTGGAGCGGTGCTACGCGGTGGGCCGCCACGAGCTGCACGCCTTCACCGACGCGAGCGAGAGCGCCTACGCCACGGCCATCTACCTCCGGACGACAGACGCCTCCGGAACCGTGACGGTGGCTCTGGTGGCGGGAAAGGCGAAGGTGGCCCCGCTGAGGCAGCAGAGCATTCCTCGTATGGAGCTACAAGCGGCTCTGATCGGGGCTCGGCTGGCGGCCACAATCATAGCGGAACAACGACTTACGATCGAGCGCGTCGTATTCTGGACGGATTCACGCACTGTCCTGGCGTGGATTCGCAACGACGCAAAGCGCTATACACCCTTTGTGGCGCATCGACTTGGTGAGATCGCCGAGATAACCCGCCCCGAGCAATGGCGGTGGGTGCCGACAGCAGCAAACCCGGCGGACGACGCGACGCGGGCGGACAGTGCCCGCCAAATACTCCGGCTGCGTGGCCGCATCAACGCCGCGCCGGTGCCGGACGCGACGAAGAGGCCGGTCATCCTAAACGGCCGCCACCCGTTCGTGAGCCTTCTAATCGAGAAGGCGCACCGCGACGCCCACCACTCATCGAACGAACGGGTGGTCAACGACCTGCGGCAGCGACTGTGGGTGCTGCACCTTCGCCCCACGGTGAAGAAGGTAGCGCGCGCTTGCCGCACATGTGCTGTGCGGCGCTCGACTCCGCGCCCACCAGCGATGGGCGATCTACCGCGGGCCCGCATCGACCCCTACAGCCGGCCCTTCACTAACTGCGGGGTCGACTACTTCGGCCCGCTGACGGTCACGATTGGGCGGCGCCACGAAAAGCGTTGGGTAGCGCTCTTTACCTGCCTGACGACGCGCGCCGTCCACCTGGAGATCGTCGCGAGCCTCTCTACGGACTCCGCCATCATGGCGCTGCGGCGTATGGCGGCTCGACGAGGTTGGCCCCGCGTCATGTATAGTGACAACGGTACATGCTTCCGCGGGGCCGACACGGAGCTTCGCGCCGCCTACGAGGAGTGGCTGCCCGAGCTCCGCGACATCGGACTGCGACACC GGGGCGCCTGGGAGAGGTTGGTGCGGTCAGTCAAGACCGCACTGACCGCCACACTCTTCTCACGGGCACCAAAGGAAGAGGTGCTCGTGACACTGTTGGCGGAGGCTGAACAGACCGTCAACGCGCGACCGCTGACGCACGTGTCGGTCGACCCCTGCGACGAGGAGGCGCTCACGCCGAGCCACTTCTTGCTCGGCGGCCCGGCAGGCACCCCTCCCACCGGCACGTGCGACGAAGCTGACCGAAGAGCCTGGCGTGCTAGCCAAGCGCTAGCCAATCATTTCTGGGCCCGCTGGGTCCGGGAATACCTGCCAACTCTCGCCCCCCGTCAATCTCCGAGCGGGGGCGAGCGACCGCTGCAAGTCGGCGACGTCGTCATCGTCGTCGACTCCAACCTACCACGCAATGTGTGGCCCCGAGGCGTCGTGGAAGCAGTCTTCCCTGGACCTGACGGCGGCATCCGGAGCGCGGACGTCCGCACCAAGGGAGGAGTGTTCCGGCGCCCTACGACGCGACTGGCTGTCCTCCCGACAAAGGACGAAGCCTCCCCTGCGGATTCGGCGGGGGAGAATTGTTGCGGACAGCCCCGAAACTAG